The sequence GCTAAGGATTACTACACCCATGCTTTCGGTGATCAGAACCTGACCCGCCGATTGGGTCTTCCTGTCATTCCGCTGTCGTGCCTCTTTATCCGTGTGTCAGTGCAGACGTACCAGATGTTCCTCGCCTCGATGCGTCCGCACAATCCGTCTTCAACTGCACTCACCTCGACATCCTTGGCAACGATACACCGAAATTATACCCCTGCACCACTCCCGTCCATGGTCCCTTTGACTCTGCGAAATGTCATCCCAGTATCAGTCGCTCATGTCACTTCATTTTTCAATACGCTGGTCGACAACGCCATGCCCTCCCCTGCTCAATCCGTGCAGATCTTTACCATCATACTTCTCCTCACGACATACATTGTCCTTTTGATTCTCAAACTCCTCCTAGGAATGGGGCTGCTCGCCTTTGCGCGCTCCCGCTACAAGCGGATGAAGAATTCGGAAAACGAGTCTCGAAAGATCTCTTCTTCGGAAATGCCGGCTCACGATCCACCCGTTCGAAAGGACGGGTTCAATGTGGAAGGCAGCCGGCGTGCTGGAGGGTGGGGCATGGTCGAGCTTGGCGATGAGAAGCGTCGGTGGATATATGGCGACGACCCTGATGGTCTGCGGCGtgtgaaagagaaggaggaccGGGATAAAAATAAGGACAAGGATTTGAAGATAGATCACGTACATCGATATGAGATGGtggcgaagaagatctgGTGAGCTTGTCGCCAGCTGTCATTATTATGAGTAGTGTATGTCAATTTCACTCTTTTACATATTCCTTTATCGCTGCCAGGAATGAAATAGCATGCTTGCTCTTGGATCTCGGGTGGGgctttttctcatttctccACGTTGTCGACTGCGCCAACGTTGGGATTTTGCGTGGTTGAACTCGCCCTGGATGATTTGTCCGGAATGTGATGGTCTTCGATAGAGGCGATAGGATGTCTCAATGCTcatccctcccccctggaATAGTGGAACCTTACGAAACTGCCAAAATGAGATGAACATTGACATTCACAGACTAGAAACAATTGATCTGTCGCCGGTGCATCGCAGAGCCGCTCCACACAGGTTgagattttttttaattcaAATTACCCTGAAGCAATTAAATAGATAGGCAATTCCTCCTAGGCCTTGACCGATATCATCAAGCCCTTGCTGGAGCAACACAAGCACTCGGCGATAGATAATTGATTTATCAACCATAGCTGATAGGACTGGTACAGTAGGTATTCTATTGAATTCCACGTTTTTAGCAGAGGCTTAGGTAGGGCATAGGTACTTTATGTACGGCGGGCTCTTACAGGATATCGGGCTTCATCTTGTTAATAATAGCCCGTTCAAATGATACAGTATCTCATAGGATGTCCTGTCCTGGTTCATATTCAAATAGGTATAATTTAGCAGATCTTTATTGCCCCGAGCTTCCATGACATTTAATTACTTTGACTCTTGAGGAAATCTAGAGAAGCAATTTAGGAAGCTGGAAGTTGGCAAATGAAAATTCGTATGGTCGTTTTCAACCCAAGAggacttttctttttttttttaaaaaaaaaaaaatgagacGTAGAATATCTGATGTTCGGAGTAAGGCCGGGATTCTCCTTCAACTATCAATTTTCATCACAGTTAAGGTAGATCCTTTGTTGAGCCTGGGTGTGGTAGTGAAGATTTACAGTCCTGGGGTTTCAAGTGGCTGAAATGAAATTGACTTGTAAGGTTCTGATCAGAGCTCTTCCGTGTCAAGCATCTTCAGCTTGCAAGGGtgagaatttttttttcttcttaaAGAATCTTTGATAAGAAAGTATCTCAAGCCTCATTGGGATAGAGTTGTATTTATTTTCTAATGCTCTATGCACAAGATATTTTCATAAAAAAAGATGCTATGTGCTTTATCCGTTTATCCATCTCAGATCCTAGAAGTAGCCGGGGAACAACCactcgagcttcttcttaGCCTCGGGACTCCAGTTGTTGTGGGAAGTGCTGACGCCAAACTTGATGGAACCAGCCAGGTGCTTGGCGTTGACCAAATCAGCATGCTCATCAGCGGCCAGCGCATCGAGAACAGCGGTCACAAAGCGGCGCGCATTGGCAGCGTTGGACTTCATGTTGCCCATGACCATCTCAACGGTGACATCGGCAGAATCGTGCCAGCAGTCGTAGTCGGTAGACATGCAAATCATCTGGTAGGcaatctcggcctcgcgagccagcttggcctcggggaGCACGGACATGTTGATCACACTGCCGCCCCAGGCGCGGTACATGTTGCTCTCGGCGCGAGTTGAGAATTGCGGACCCTCTGTGAGAAggaaagatgagaagaattAGTCTATCTGATTTTGCATGGGATGAATCGGGGGATTTTTTTGCGAATCCTCGACTTACCCATGCAGACGATGGTACCACGGTCGTGCAAGACGACACCGTCACCCTCCAGACTGTGCCCGCACTCACGGACGACCTTGGCCATACCCTCATCGAAGGGGTCACCGAAAGGAACGTGAGCGACAACGCCGCCCTCGAAGTAAGTCCATGGGCGGACACCCTTGGTGCGGTCGATGATCTGGTCCGGGACAACAAAGTCGCGAGGCTTAATGGCCTCCTGGAGACTACCGACGGCAGAAAAGGCGATGATACTGCGGACACCGATCGAACGGAGAGCAGCGATGTTGGCACGAGCAGGAACCTCGTGAGGGGCAATCTGGTGGTGGAGACCGTGACGGCTCAGGAACGCGACCGCGACGGTCTTGTCGTTGTGCTTGCACTGGTGGTGCAGGATGGTAATCGGAGAGGAGGGCTCGCCCCAGGGAGTTGACACGTTCAACGAGGCAACCTGAGTGAATCCAGGCAGCTCACGAAGACCAGTGCCGCCGATGACGGCAATAGAGACGGGCCCTATCCAAGTCGCGCCTGTCAGCGCTGTCAAAAGGTGGGGTGAAGAGTGACTCCAGCAAGAGATGCAAGCTCCTCATAGGTACGTGAGAGAGAATACGGACCATCGTAGGAGGAAGGAAGAACGGCCATTCTGCGTGCTAATTGCTTCGCCGTCTCGATTCGTACAAAAGGCTTGGATATTGTCGAGAGAGAGCGAACGCTGGCCATCCAGCGCATCTTGCGACAAATTTTAGATGGACTGCCCCGCTTTCATTGGGTCGGTAGCCCCACGTGTGCCTTTTATGCCTGAGGCCTTCCACGCGTTATCTGTTTCCGGTTAGACCGAGTTTTGTCGCGATCCACGCGCTCGATGACGTTGCAATGGTCAACTGGACAATCTATTCTAGTGATGCAGAAACTCGGAAGCATTCGAATTGTCGAGTCCATTGATTGAGGCCTCTTCTTAAAACCTCAAGCATTCTACTACCGAAAAGAGTCAGGTGTCTTAAAAATTTTTCATTCTTAATTTATCAGTTGCAATGGAGTTTCTGAGGTAaatccctctttttttctggtgACAGCCACTCTACTTCAAACGCTCGACGATAGTGAGCCGCCACGCAACTCGGCACGCAATCTGCCATCTTCCGTATTCAATCTTTAAGCTTCAATTTTAAAAGTACATTTTCCCTGTGCCCCGAAAGCCAAATGATCATGCAGGTTTCCACTCATAATGATGGGGGCCCTTGTGAGTTGGACCAGGATCCTCTCCGGGCACACCTGGCTTGTTATAGCCATGCGAACCAAAGTAGTCCATTTGAGCCTCCATGAACTTGGTCGGAAGGGCGGTGCCTCCTGAATACTTGATATAGTCCAGGGTTGCGGAAAGGGCCGGGATATACTGATCGTACATGATCCCTTCCATGACGGTCGTCTTCAAGGCAGGCAGATTATTATGCAGCTCCTGGGCAACCTTGTCGATCAACTTCATGTTCATGATGTGTTTGTCGGCCGTGAGAGCCGGCTGCAAGAGATTCGCAATGTAATCTGACTGAATGATACAGCCTGCACGCCAGATCTGCAGACAATCTCCCATGTTGATTGCCCAGCCTTCGTCCTTGGATGCTCGGGCGATAAGCTCCAGCCCTTGACAGAAGGATGCGAGGAATGTGCAGTACACGGCTTTACGAAGCTTCTCCAGGACAGTGGCGCGATCTTTGATGTTTTCCATTTGTCGCGGAGTGGGCACTTGAAGCTTTTTAGAGACCTCCAGGCGCTCAGCACGATTCCCACTGGCAATGCGCATGTAGTGTGCCGCAGCAAGAGTGGGAGTGGAAACATGTCGAGAGGCGGATTCCATCAAGGACCAGAGAGGCGTTCCCTCTGTGTTGTCGTCGTCCTGAACGACCTTGTCGAGCACATCGTCGAGGACATAGCCGTCACTGTCACTGGCACCTTCTCCTTTCCAGTCGCCCtttttggtcttcttgatccGCATGATATCGGCACCAATGTGGACCAAAAAGTTATTCCGCAATTCGCCCTTGGAATTCCATTGCGTGAAGACGTCTCCAATCTGCTCATAGTCCAGTCCGAGACCGTAGTGCATGTATGACCACGCCTCGGCGAGCGCTGACAGCATGCCACCCTCAATTCCATTATGGACCATTTTCACGAAATGACCAGATCCACCAGGTCCGATGCGCGTCACACACGGCTCTCCTGACTTGCGATCCTTGGCAGAATAGGCCTCCAGAAGTGGCATGACAAGATCCAAAGCTTTGATGTCACCTCCTGGCGACAGACTTGGACCTCGTCGTGCAGACTGATAGCCTCCAGACACGCCCATACCGATCCAATACACGCCGATATCTTCACATTCTCTCTGGCGTCGCTCAGTGCGGCGGTAGTTTTCATTTCCCCCATCCAGAATGATGTCGCCTCGTTTCAGGTCGGGTTTGATCAATTTCAGGACCGAATCTGCAGGCTCACCGTGAGTGATCGAAAACATGAACAATTTTCCGATTCCTTGGCCCTCCAGACTCTTGGTGAATTCGTTGATATCGGTGTAGCCCTGGATTTTGCCTTTCATGGTCGTGGACTTTTTCGTCCAGTCCATCACTTTTTCTACATTTCTCTTATCCACATCCCAGACAGAGACATCGAGTCCTAGTTCagaaaaggcaaaggccATCATGGAGCCCATGCTCCCAACTCCGACGACTCCAATGCGCTTGAAGTTTTTCGTGGGATCGGCGGACGGCATATTGAATAAAGGTTGGTTTCCTTTTGGAAACAAGGATGTTATGAAGGGGTCCTCCTGCAAAAGGAAGAAGTTCTGGCTATACTATCAGGTGTTGTAGATTGGCAAGACAAAATTCAAGCGAGTCGTTCGAGCGCTGACATGTCATGTAGATCAGTGACAGCAAGGATGCAGATCACCACGGCTGAAAGGGATATATTTCTATTAACTTGGAAGATGTCTGGCCACCGGTGCAAACCTCCGGTGAGGCAGTGTAAGTATGTGGTCAGCGGCAATCTCGATGAAAATCAACGGTGCATCACAATTCGCCGGAccagttctttttttctcctaCAAGCGAGAGCTCCAATCGGTGACATCCGAGATGGGCTCATACGCTGAACACCAAATGATGTCGACTTGACGACAAGCCCGCCAACGGCCCGCGCACCTCACCACATCATTGCATCATGGGGAATCAACACACCAGACGCGTGACCGCGCCCAcgaagagcttcttgtgTCGACCAGATCCAAGAACTCTCAATTTTCTTCAGGACAGTTGTCAGACTCATTTGCAAGGTGGTTCAAACCCAGAAAAGCCTGAATCCAACACAGCGTATATACACATCATCACCCGCAATGGCGCCAATTACAGCCTTGTCGCTGCAACAGATCCCGCTATCCTACGCATCCTGCTCCATAGGATGCAGCGCGAGCGACACGCTGCCCCGGAAACTCGAAGCTATTGGCCGAGCAGGATTCACGGCGATCGAGCTTTCGTTTCCCGATATTTTGGACTACGCCGAACAAGTACTCGGGCATGAAGTTCCGCCAGATGATTATAAGAAATTGTCCGAAATCGGCAAAGAAATTCGCTCTCTTTGCAAAGCAAACGGCCTGGCCGTCATGATGTTACAGCCTTTCTCCAATTTCGAAGGATGGCCCCAGGGTTCGAGGGAACGGAAAGAGGCCCGCGAAAGAGCCGAGGGTTGGATCGAAATTATGAAGGCTGTTGGAACGGATTTATTACAGGTTCGTCTGTCCCAAGCAGGTGACACGTTGGATTCAAAAAAAGGCGATTTGCCCAATGTCTGCTAAACGTATCACAACCAATGACTAGGTCGGCTCAACCGATTCACCAGCAGACAAAATCTCTACTGATCGTGCAGTGATCGTCTCCGACTTGCGCGAGCTGGGTACGATGCTCGCCGAGAATAATTTTCGCCTGGCCTATGAGAATTGGTGCTGGTCAACCCACGCGCCAGGCTGGAAGGAGGTCTGGGAGATTGTCCGCGACGTGGACATGCCTAATGTCGGTCTGTGCCTCGATACCTTCCAGACTGCAGGTAGCGAGTGGGCCGATCCCACTTCCTCGACAGGATTGATCGAGAATGAACCCGCAGATCGAGTGTTGCAGAGGTTCGCCCGCAGCATGGATGAGCTGGCACACACGGTGCCCGCAGAGAAGATCTATCTTTTACAGATCTCAGACGCATATAAAGTCTCCCCACCTTTGGAGAATAAGGACGTCAAGGGGCTGAGGCCACGCGCGCAGTGGAGCCACGATTACCGGCCGATGCCGTATGATGGTGGTTACCTCCCGATTGCGGATGTCGCGAGAGCGGTGTTGAAGACTGGCTTCCGGGGGTGGTTCTCCATGGAGATCTTCGATGCAGGTCCCCAGG comes from Penicillium oxalicum strain HP7-1 chromosome I, whole genome shotgun sequence and encodes:
- a CDS encoding 6-phosphogluconate dehydrogenase, decarboxylating, giving the protein MPSADPTKNFKRIGVVGVGSMGSMMAFAFSELGLDVSVWDVDKRNVEKVMDWTKKSTTMKGKIQGYTDINEFTKSLEGQGIGKLFMFSITHGEPADSVLKLIKPDLKRGDIILDGGNENYRRTERRQRECEDIGVYWIGMGVSGGYQSARRGPSLSPGGDIKALDLVMPLLEAYSAKDRKSGEPCVTRIGPGGSGHFVKMVHNGIEGGMLSALAEAWSYMHYGLGLDYEQIGDVFTQWNSKGELRNNFLVHIGADIMRIKKTKKGDWKGEGASDSDGYVLDDVLDKVVQDDDNTEGTPLWSLMESASRHVSTPTLAAAHYMRIASGNRAERLEVSKKLQVPTPRQMENIKDRATVLEKLRKAVYCTFLASFCQGLELIARASKDEGWAINMGDCLQIWRAGCIIQSDYIANLLQPALTADKHIMNMKLIDKVAQELHNNLPALKTTVMEGIMYDQYIPALSATLDYIKYSGGTALPTKFMEAQMDYFGSHGYNKPGVPGEDPGPTHKGPHHYEWKPA
- a CDS encoding S-methyl-5'-thioadenosine phosphorylase; this translates as MRWMASVRSLSTISKPFVRIETAKQLARRMAVLPSSYDGPVSIAVIGGTGLRELPGFTQVASLNVSTPWGEPSSPITILHHQCKHNDKTVAVAFLSRHGLHHQIAPHEVPARANIAALRSIGVRSIIAFSAVGSLQEAIKPRDFVVPDQIIDRTKGVRPWTYFEGGVVAHVPFGDPFDEGMAKVVRECGHSLEGDGVVLHDRGTIVCMEGPQFSTRAESNMYRAWGGSVINMSVLPEAKLAREAEIAYQMICMSTDYDCWHDSADVTVEMVMGNMKSNAANARRFVTAVLDALAADEHADLVNAKHLAGSIKFGVSTSHNNWSPEAKKKLEWLFPGYF